The Falco biarmicus isolate bFalBia1 chromosome 14, bFalBia1.pri, whole genome shotgun sequence DNA segment GCTGGGAAGTGGGACAGAGTGATGCAGGGCTGGAAGAGGACAGGGCAAGGAAGGGGCATGGGGTGCtacagcccccaccccaccgcaGGAAGGCCCCAAGGGGCATGCatgcccaggcaggcagggtgctgcagggaaaCATCTTACCCCGAGGATGGCCCTGGTGTAGAAATACCGCTCGTCCCGGTCAAAGAACAGAAAGTAGtatgtgaagaggaagatgttgatgcccagccaggctgcctgcaggggaAATCCATGGCCCCATGAGGGACCCCAGCCCGGGACCCCTTTCACCCCACAGCACTTGGTTGTGGTTACAGCCAGAGGGTGTCAGGACAGCACATCCCCTGCTGCTTCCTCATGACCTGCGGCAGCACACAATGGGCCAGGACACGGGTCCAAGGCTGGGGAAAAGTGTGAGAGTCTTCAAAAATAACTCTCTTGTCCCCCACGGCCCTGtgcatcacacacacacaaggaaggaggaaaggccaggagcaggcagcgcCTGCACGGCGGGAGGGCAGATCCAGAGGATGGTcggggctgagcagggctgtgtggagaaggctctgggaggGGGAAGTTTCACAGGGCGCTGGCTCACCCAGCCCCGCCACgctgctgtcccctgcccaaccctgctgcagcccacactGGTCTCTCAGCCACTGATTTTTTGAAGAGCTCCCAAACCAACTCTGccttgcatttgttttgtttttttttgaaaaaagtcatttaaaagtgaaaataaccCCACTTTCTGAACACCCCCATTTTCCCACGCATTTGCAGCTCCTCATGCAGCACCGAGCAGCTGGCACGGTGCTGGCCGGGCAATCAGCAGCAGATCATCCCTACGGTCCAGGCTCCTCACCCCGGTGTGGGCTCTCATGGGACCCTCCTGCTCTCACACGGGAAGTGCCCAGGCAAAGCAGCTGGGCAAAGCAGCGTCATTTTTAAGTTCTGCAGTGGGACCCCCCCTTTCCTTTGAGTCCTGTTTTCCTCAACACAAGTTTTCTGAACCCCATCCCTCCCCTGGCCACCGGGGCTTTGCAGgctggctgagcagaggggatgCTTGTCCCTCCCAGCAGCCCACCCTCAGGACAGCCCATCAGCCCCCGTTTTCCCAGCAAGGCCCCCGGTGCTGTATCCAGACTGTGCCCCGCATAACCCCCCCCATCGCCCTAGCCCCCCGCCCTGGCAGatgagcccccagccccacacactCACGAGGACAGCAGCCGAGAACCAGTGGTTGACCAGCCAGTTGCCCATGGTGCGATGTCCTGGCGgccgccgcctgcccgccgTTTTATGGAGGCGGCAGCCCCGGTGGCGGGAACAGCACCGCAGGGACTTTCCCCTGAGAAGCCTTTGAGGAAATGCCAAGTAGTTCCAAAGGCCACctcccaggaaggcagggctgaCCCTACCGGGCACCCCAAAACCAGCCCTTCGTGCCGGCTGGGCAAGGCCTCCCACTGAGGTGGCCCCCGTGGCCCCCCGGCTGGGCACTGCAGGGCATCAGGCTGCTCTGCCCGGTTCTTTGCAGTATCTGGGGACAAACCCGGGCTTTTTTTCAGGTAGGAATCTCCTGGTGGGAGGAAGTAGCGGAGAGtctgtcctgctcccagctcagcaATTGTGCCCTTGCCTGGCCTCCCACGCcagcctttgctgcttctgttttacaAGAAAACCACCAAAGGAGGAGAAGCATCCTGGGAGCAAGGCACCATGCTGGGGTCAGGATCCAGCCCAGGGACCCACTCCAAAGCAGGTGAATTGAGACTGAGCACCAGTGGTGCAGCACCACCACGGGCCCCCCGAGGGTGCTGAGCGCCCTCAGCCCGACGCCAAGCACCCTTCAAACTAAGCTGACCCCAcagatgggtgctggggggagggtCACACTCCTGGTTTGGGGGCAGGACGCCTGGGTCCCATCAGCATCCTTGCCAGCACGCCAGCTGTCCTTCGtctcctgcctcccctctgctgcaggggCCCAAGCTCTGCCGTGCCTGGCGCTCCTGCTGAgaacagcagccagcactggggCCTCCAGCCTGGAGGAACAGGTTGGGCAGGATTGCTCCTTGCTGGTATGCTGGGTTGCTCCTGGCCTGCAGCCATGGCCGCGCTGACGGAGGCACAGGATAAGGCTGGCCCCCCTTCCGCCATGCTCCCGTACCTCATCAGCTCCATCATGGGGAATCCCCACCATCCCCATTTGCCACTGGGGCAGCCCCGGCTTGGTGCCCATGAGGACAAGGGCTACGTGGGCAACGGGTGTGTGCAGATGCCAGCCCCGGCAGGACAGTCCCCACCCTCCACGTGAGTCACCAGCCACCCACCAGCACCTGGATTCACAGCCACAGCAAAGTTTTTTTTACTGCTTAAAACAGTCCCACTGGCACCCGTGGCCCCAAGGTCCCTGTATGTACCATAgcgggcaggctgggggggtcGGGGCACCCCAGGGGATGTGCATCGCATGGCAGCTGgcttgcagcagcaggcagtTTCCGCACCCCGTAAGCCCGTTGTGTCCATGTGCATAgtcccaggcaggcaggcatgcTCCTGTCCCCCTGCCACTGCAGGGCCACACTGGGACCCACTGCCActgcagggccaggcagtgctTGCCTCTGGCGTGGCTTGTGCCACAGGTCCCCTCTGGCTGCCAGCGCAGCCCAGGGCTGTCTGTCCCCTGTCCATAGCCAGCTGGAGAAGCCGGGCGCTGACCAAGCCTCAGACGATGCTGTGCCTCACGCCGGGCTCACAGGGTGCCTGGAGGCGCAGAGGGGTCCCCGGCAGCTGCCGGCGGCAGCAGACACAGTGCAGGAAGTCGGCAACATTGTGCCGGAATAGCTGGCGGCAGGGGTGGAGGTACTGGAAGAAAAGGAGCATGAAGTAGATTCCCAGGCAGTAGCCGAGGAGCAGCTGCACCACCAGCAGTGGTGTGCAGATGTTCTCATAGACATCTGTCTTGAAGAAGTACCAGAGGACGACGAGTGCTGTGTTCTCTGCCAGCCGGACCATGTAGTACGTGGCCAGGCGGCCCCAGTTCTGCGACTTGTCAATGAGGTCCCGGTCGGCCAGCTTGAGCTGCACGGCCGACCAGCAGAACATGTTGATGCTGGCGTAGAGGAGGGTGAAGGCGCAAAGCACGACCACCGTGCCCACACGGCTGAAGTTCTTCTCGATGTTGTCAGGCAGGCGGGTGCCGCTTCGCCAGAACTGCACCCAGGGCAAGAAGAAGACCACCAGCAGGTTGGCCAGAGCGATGGGGATGATCCAGTGCTTGAAGACGGTGCTGAAGAGCACGAGAACGGCCACGCGGGTGGAGATCTCCAGGCTGCGCCACACCACAATGCAAAGGAAGGCCAGTGGCCGCAGCTGGACCTTGTAGTCATCATACTTGACCTGGATGGCCAGGATGTTGCAGACAAGCGCTCCGTAGGTGACCGACACCAGGCAGATGCCCATGAGGAtggctgcagaaagagaggGCAAGGGGAGTCAGGCAGCATCGGGGACCGGGCTGTGTGTCCAGCCgctctgctgccctgggtgCAAAGCACGAGGCACCAATCCTGGGTGTGAAGTGGAGGGTGCCAAGCACTGGCGCGTGCAGCAGGAGGCTCAGTGCGAGCGCTGCTGGGACAGCTTGTGGCTGGTGACAACAGACCCCATTTTGAGGTGGCTGTggggggagctgcaggcagcaggaggccCTGCTCCCAGATTTTCTCCCCACACCAATAAACCAGAAGCCTTTGCCAAACTGGGGACATTCCTGTGCTTGAACTAGGcaccacccccctgccctgtgcaAGAAATACTGCTCAAGGGTGAGTGGGGCACAGTCTGCTGTGAGCATCCCTCTGCCCTCACCAGGGCCAAGAGCTGCACCTCTGTAGCTGACCATTCACCCCAGGACCATATCAAGAGCCTGCCTCATCCAGGGGCTTCAAATCCAAGGTCATTTCTAGGGAACTCATGCTCATATCCAGCGCAGCCAGGAAAACCccaagagaaaaagggaagctTGCGGCTGCTCCCAGTCATGCCATGCCAGTGGTGGTGGCTGcgagctgcagagctgagctgagaCACTCGAGCTGCGATGGAATCATCCAAAATGCATCAAGCGGGATTCACTTCCCAcacctgctgctggaggagcgCTGAGGCTCAtcctccctctgctgctccacCTCCCCAAAACATCCTCACAGGGGGCTGTGGCCATGGAGAGGGTTTCTGTGGGGCATCTCCCATGTTCCCCTTCCCGTGCGCCTGCCGTGGGCACAGAGGGCAAGGTCTGGGCTCCCAGCGTGGCCGGGAGAGTGGGTCAGTGAGGGCAGCTCCTTCACACAGTGCTGCAATTGGAACGGTGCAAGAGCCTCCTGCATGCCTGGCTCGGtaacatgctgcagcaggagttAAAAGTTTGCTCTGGCACATCCAGCCCCCAAGCACATAAACATCCTGGGAGCAGGCAAGGGAGCCTGGGAGTGGGAGCTTTGGCTGTtgggaaaggcacagaaataGATCTGACAGAGGGACCGTGGGGAAGCCAGAGCCTGGAGctagccagaaaaaaaccagtaactAATGCAGACTGGACCACCTGCGGCAGGGACATGACATCTTTATGGGACAGGGCACAGGGTGGATGGCACGGCTCAGTGGGCAGACACCTGCAAGgaccagggctgggagcagagcctggtCACAGCCAGCTCTTCCCATTCTCCCCAGCTTCACTGCAAGCTGCAAAGCAGGGAGCTGAgcatcagaaaagcaaaccagtGGATGGACAAGCGCCCAAATTCCACAGCTTGTGCTCCATGTTTGGGGGAGTCCAGTCCTTCACCAGCCATGCCCCCAGCAATGCCCCCCAGAGCTTTGTTCCGCTGCCACACCGGCACACACAGTTAAGGAGCTGCCGCCGTGCCCCCGTAGGGTCCCGCCTGCACGGCCCTGGGGAGCCCTGTGCCAGGCACCCTTACCTCGGGTGACAGGGACATACTTCTCCAAGACGCTGATGTAGAGCTGGAGGGTAAGCTGCGGGGTGGAGCCCAGGAAAGCCTGGATGACCGCCATGCGCTTGAAGGCGTTGCGGTGTGTGGCCAGCCGGCGCACCGAGTGGCCCACCTCCTGCTCCATCTCCACCTCGTAGCCTTTCCGCAGCCGCCGCTTACGGGTGATGGTCACGTAGGGTTCCTCCTCCATCCCCGACCGGCAGTACACCACCAGGGCCTCCACGCACCTGCGGAGACGAGACCCCTGTCACCCCGCCAGCATCCCCGCTGCCCtccagccccgctcccggccctTCCAGCCCCCCTCGCTCGGTGCTGGCCGGACCCTGCTCCTGCAGAGTTCAGCCCAACTGATTCAGGCAACCGTTCAGCAGCGCTGCCGGCAGTCCCTGGCCCTGGGACGTCAGGATGAGGGCAGGATCCCAGGATGTCAGGATGAGGGCAGGGTCACAGCAGGACCATGGCGATGCCTGGTGGCcactcctctgctccagcacacaGGGTGAAGCGTGTGGGGCCAGGGGACAAGGGGTGCAACAACCGCTGCAAGGGGTGCAGCATCCAGGGTACAGAATAGCTTGCAGCAGAGCTACAGGAAGGGGTTAATCTCCCTTGGGCTCTGTTTTCCCCACCAGCACCAAACCTATCTCTTCCTCTAAGCAGAGGCAAGGGAAACTTTCTGATACTGTCTTTGATCTCTTCTTGAGCAGAAGGCTTCTACATTTCCTTCTTGGTGGGGACGGCAGGAAGGGGAGCGCAGGGTGAAGCAGAGTGTGACATGGGCAGATAAGACAGCGCTTCCGCAGTTCCTGGCACCCTCACGTgcgggcaggggaggtgggttTCTCCCACACTGCTCCCCACTGCACGGCCAGCAGGCAGCGCgacccccagcccctccgcaCACAGCCGTGAAGCGGGTGTGTGAGGGCCAGAGGCCATCAGCAGAGGAGGACCCATCTGACAGGCTTGGCTCCCGCTCCGGGGACGGGCTGGCTCTGGGACCAACAGACACAATTATTTATGAGTGCTCATTAGGACAGCAGTAACTGCTGTGTTTCATACCCAAATGGAATGAGGGTTTTGGATAAATCCTCTTGCTAGATCAGGCCAGCACTCATGGCTCGTTGCAAACTCTTAACGGGAAAACAGTTTCATCAAAATGCCTGGCTTCAAGGGCAGTCCCAGCTGGCTCCCGGTGCCCTGCCAGACCTTAGCAGGCTGGGCTCCATCTCCTGCCCAAGGAGCCAACCGAAGCAGCCGCTCgtgagcagctctgcctggcttTTGCAAGTGCCCAAACACCATCGTAACCACCTCAGACAGCCACAGCTGTTGAGCTGCAACACCACCGCGGGCCAGTACAGGCTGACGTGGACCTGCAGCCCTTCCGCAGCTGGTGGCCCTGAGGTGAGACTCCCCGGCCACCTCTGGAGATGAAACGTGGTGACGAGGGTGCCTCTGGCACCCTGCTTGTTTCCGGTGATGGAGGAAGCGTGGTGCAGGCCGCGGTGtttttgcagctctgcaggtaTGGCGTGCCCCAAAGTGTGGCTGCCGGCGTGCCCTGGCGGAAGGAGCCCCATGGAGATGACGGCTCTGCCACGCTGCCCACTGCAACCCCTGTGCGTTCTCTCTGAGCATGGTGGCCAGGGTGACAGCAGCCCGGGGAGCACTGCAGCATTCCCAAGGAGTGAGCGATCAGCACCTCTCTGCCTTGTGCAACACCCACTCCtttgccctcccctccccaccatgGTCCGGTGGCCTCCCGGCTCCCATGCCACTCCTGCTCCTGCACTCATCTCCTCTCCTCCATGTCCCATaagccccctccccgccccaggACTGGGGACCTTTGCTGGGGGACAGGACCCTTGTTTCTATTCACCCTCAAGCACCCCTGCCAGGATTTGCATCTGTGCCCCCAGCCTAAGCGTGACCCTGGCAAACCCCACAGGCCGAGGGAAACGCCGGCTGCAGGCAGTGCCCGCGCACAGAacctgcccagcagctgagTGCAACAGGCTGGCAGGGCCGAGCCCTGCCCGGAGCCGGGATCCAGCAGGCAGGCGAGCAGGCAGCACCCCGGCACGACCCTGGCATGGCTGGAGAGGGGCAGCTGAGCACAAGACCCCCGTGGTCACCTGGTAGCAGTGGTGTcccaggggaggagggggacagggagccgtcaggagcagctctgggcacgCCGGAGTGATACAGGGGCAGATTTCTGCTGACAGCCAGTGCCCGGGGCGCCCTGCCCGGACCACGGTCACTGCTCTCACCTGGGGCCCGCACCATGTGCCAGGGGTCCCCACGTCCCTTCCAGGGGTCCCCAGTGTCCCCTATTGCACCATGCCGGGGGTCCGCGTGTACCGCTGGGGGTCCCCGTGTCCCTGCCGGGGGTCTCTGCGTCCCCTACCATGCCATGCCGGGGGGTTGCCATGTCCCTGCCGGGGGTCCCTGTGTCCCTGCCAGGGGTCCCTGCGTCCCCTATCGTTCTCCTGCTGGGGGTCGCCGCGTCCCTGCCGCGCTCACCTGATGAGGGGCCCGAGCTGGAGCAGGTGCATGAGCAGGA contains these protein-coding regions:
- the XKRX gene encoding XK-related protein 2, whose translation is MDGPSGGCPLAAPAAPSRAKLPLGIVFSTALFCGEGAAAAVLCLSYDHSDDRFWLALTIFFVLCPSVLVQLTLIFVHRDLSRDRPLVLLMHLLQLGPLIRCVEALVVYCRSGMEEEPYVTITRKRRLRKGYEVEMEQEVGHSVRRLATHRNAFKRMAVIQAFLGSTPQLTLQLYISVLEKYVPVTRAILMGICLVSVTYGALVCNILAIQVKYDDYKVQLRPLAFLCIVVWRSLEISTRVAVLVLFSTVFKHWIIPIALANLLVVFFLPWVQFWRSGTRLPDNIEKNFSRVGTVVVLCAFTLLYASINMFCWSAVQLKLADRDLIDKSQNWGRLATYYMVRLAENTALVVLWYFFKTDVYENICTPLLVVQLLLGYCLGIYFMLLFFQYLHPCRQLFRHNVADFLHCVCCRRQLPGTPLRLQAPCEPGVRHSIV